From Primulina tabacum isolate GXHZ01 chromosome 2, ASM2559414v2, whole genome shotgun sequence, one genomic window encodes:
- the LOC142537022 gene encoding L-ascorbate oxidase homolog has protein sequence MREVVILLGILASLWIFSLVEAEDRTVYFTWVVEYGDISPLFIKQRGILINGQFPGPTVDVITNDNVWVTVVNKLDEPLLFTWNGIKQRKSSWQDGVLGTNCPIPPNSNWTYKMQMKDQIGTYHYFPSTQLHRAAGGFGGFNILARSIIPVPYLKPYDEFTVLIGDWWKKDHEGLQQILDSGNPFPSPDGLLINGNPDSTSFTVVPGQTYLFRVSNVGMTTSINFRIQGHKLALVEVEGSHTLPEMYDSLDIHVGQSSSFLVTINGAIDPLTDYFIVASTRFMRPTLTATAILHLQGSKTAASRELPAAPIGQFHWSMRQARTIRWNTTANAARPNPQGSYHYGSINITRTVILANSRAEINGKLRYAVNKVSFVNPETPLKLADYYNMTGVFTNSSNDSPPAGPVVLGTPVLSVILHDFVEIVFQNNESYIQTWHLDGDSFWSVGFGSGQWNPALRPRFYNIYDAVSRSTVQVYPYSWSAIFVSFDNKGMWNLRSANWQRRYLGQELYVKVWNDEPSRSTENGIPDKVIYCGKAKHP, from the exons ATGAGAGAGGTCGTCATCCTGCTCGGAATCTTGGCCTCTTTATGGATCTTTTCGCTTGTGGAGGCCGAAGATAGAACTGTATATTTTACGTGGGTCGTGGAGTATGGAGATATTTCGCCCCTCTTCATCAAACAAAGG GGAATTCTTATCAATGGACAATTTCCAGGTCCTACCGTTGATGTCATAACTAATGACAATGTATGGGTCACTGTTGTAAATAAATTGGATGAACCTCTGCTGTTCACGTG GAATGGAATCAAACAAAGGAAGTCCTCATGGCAAGATGGAGTCCTCGGAACCAACTGCCCGATTCCTCCCAACTCAAACTGGACGTACAAAATGCAGATGAAAGACCAGATCGGAACTTACCACTACTTCCCTTCTACACAGTTGCACAGAGCTGCTGGCGGTTTCGGGGGCTTCAATATCTTGGCCAGGTCGATCATTCCAGTGCCGTATCTTAAACCATACGACGAATTTACAGTACTTATCGGTGACTGGTGGAAGAAAGATCACGAG GGATTGCAACAGATATTGGACTCAGGGAACCCGTTTCCATCTCCTGACGGTCTCCTCATAAACGGGAATCCTGATTCTACCTCCTTCACTGTTGTTCCAG GCCAAACGTATCTATTTAGAGTGTCTAACGTAGGAATGACGACATCGATTAATTTCAGAATCCAGGGCCACAAACTGGCCCTGGTAGAAGTTGAAGGATCCCACACTCTCCCGGAAATGTACGACTCACTAGACATTCATGTGGGCCAATCCAGCTCATTTTTGGTGACGATAAATGGCGCCATTGATCCATTGACAGATTATTTCATCGTCGCCTCCACCCGTTTTATGAGGCCTACACTCACTGCCACTGCAATCCTTCATCTTCAAGGCTCGAAAACTGCAGCTTCTAGGGAATTACCTGCTGCTCCAATTGGCCAATTTCACTGGTCCATGAGGCAAGCTAGAACCATCAG ATGGAACACTACAGCAAACGCAGCCAGGCCAAACCCCCAGGGATCATACCACTATGGCAGCATAAACATAACAAGAACAGTCATACTAGCCAACTCACGTGCCGAAATCAACGGAAAGCTGAGATACGCAGTGAACAAAGTTTCTTTTGTAAACCCAGAGACCCCATTAAAGCTCGCTGATTACTACAATATGACTGGTGTTTTCACAAATTCATCCAATGACAGCCCTCCTGCCGGCCCTGTAGTTCTTGGCACCCCAGTTTTAAGCGTTATTCTGCACGATTTTGTGGAGATAGTCTTTCAGAATAATGAATCTTACATTCAGACTTGGCATCTGGATGGTGACAGTTTCTGGAGTGTTGG GTTTGGTAGTGGGCAGTGGAATCCTGCATTGAGGCCACGCTTCTACAACATTTATGACGCCGTCTCTAGAAGTACTGTTCAG GTGTATCCATATTCTTGGAGTGCAATATTTGTTTCGTTCGATAACAAGGGGATGTGGAATTTGAGGTCTGCGAATTGGCAACGGCGATATTTAGGACAAGAACTGTATGTTAAAGTGTGGAACGATGAGCCCAGCCGCTCCACAGAAAATGGGATCCCCGATAAGGTGATATATTGTGGCAAGGCTAAGCATCCTTAA
- the LOC142537023 gene encoding nuclear pore complex protein NUP58-like isoform X3: MAFSFTPQQQQQQSPFQSPFNQPNPFQQTTPSQPQQQPQSPFQFQPQQSQTHPQLQQPHPQQPHTQQQLYLLTNDKAPATYSTKWAELHPDSQKVLHQIEERILGYRDESQRLDQCSRLYDSSISNNGFENDASSIMQQELGGISIAIDRQKAILQKLMTVVKDMLRNTEGAVRSFMILQPRFLHQNKTAAASASAPSQTLGAMTTQTSSGHAAANNLLPVLDFYSGVPKKPSPFLHQTVDRFEKYISECRQWIEELEQLLFLDEKNSCNPSSSLLQSLPKVLANVHDYFVHVAAKVESIHQYIESMKTAYLADQRRQGDGNNPFLEADRRETAKQEAASRRIHPTLHLPAVSNPTAQATGPLNNSAAPVSSMTTSAPAAVYASSGSASSLFSTPSIATSSPSLFPTPTSSAPVLSLLGTTVSPQSSPFSSLSASSSAFPISTPLFSSTPASGVSTFSTPFATGAATGSGASFGTLSARAKSRTGRR; encoded by the exons ATGGCATTCTCGTTCACTCCacagcaacagcagcagcaaTCGCCTTTCCAGTCTCCGTTCAACCAACCCAATCCTTTCCAACAGACTACCCCATCGCAACCCCAACAGCAGCCTCAATCCCCGTTCCAGTTTCAACCCCAACAGTCACAAACGCACCCGCAGCTCCAGCAACCGCACCCTCAACAACCTCATACACAGCAGCAGCTTTATCTTCTAACTAATGATAAAGCTCCCGCAACTTACAGTACCAAATGGGCGGAGCTCCATCCCGACTCTCAAAAAGTTCTCCATCAAATCGA GGAAAGAATTTTGGGATACAGAGATGAGAGTCAGCGACTGGATCAGTGTAGCCGGCTCTATGATTCATCCATTTCCAACAACGGGTTTGAGAACGACGCCAGCTCTATCATGCAG CAGGAACTTGGAGGAATTAGCATAGCTATAGATAGACAGAAGGCAATTCTACAAAAGCTAATGACTGTTGTCAAAGATATGCTACGAAACACAGAAGGGGCTGTCCGTTCCTTTATGATTTTACAGCCAAGATTTCTTCACCAAAATAAAACGGCTGCTGCAAGTGCTTCTGCACCATCCCAAACTTTAGGAGCAATGACCACACAAACTTCAAGTGGTCATGCTGCGGCAAATAATTTACTGCCAGTACTTGATTTCTACAGTGGTGTACCAAAGAAGCCATCTCCCTTCTTGCACCAAACTGTTGACAGATTCGAGAAGTATATATCGGAGTGTCGTCAGTGGATCGAAGAGTTGGAGCAGTTGCTTTTTTTAGATGAAAAGAACTCTTGCAATCCAAGTTCTTCGCTGTTACAATCCCTGCCTAAAGTCTTGGCAAATGTACATGACTATTTTGTTCATGTTGCAGCAAAG GTTGAAAGTATTCATCAGTATATTGAATCCATGAAAACCGCATATCTTGCTGATCAGCGACGTCAAGGGGATGGCAACAATCCATTTCTCGAGGCTGATCGACGGGAAACAGCTAAACAGGAGGCCGCCTCTCGAAGGATACACCCAACTCTTCACTTACCTGCAGTTTCAAATCCAACTGCTCAAGCTACTGGACCATTAAACAACTCAGCTGCACCTGTCTCATCAATGACAACCAGTGCTCCTGCTGCTGTATATGCTTCGAGTGGAAGTGCATCCTCACTCTTTTCTACTCCATCAATTGCCACATCATCTCCTTCTCTATTCCCCACTCCCACATCTTCTGCTCCAGTTTTGTCTTTGTTAGGGACCACAGTTTCCCCCCAGTCATCACCATTTAGTTCCTTATCTGCGTCATCCTCAGcatttcccatttccactcccTTGTTTAGTTCAACCCCAGCTTCTGGAGTCTCAACGTTTTCAACACCTTTTGCTACTG GTGCCGCAACTGGATCAGGAGCCAGCTTTGGGACTTTATCT GCGAGAGCAAAAAGCCGCACTGGGCGTCGCTGA
- the LOC142537023 gene encoding nuclear pore complex protein NUP58-like isoform X1, whose translation MAFSFTPQQQQQQSPFQSPFNQPNPFQQTTPSQPQQQPQSPFQFQPQQSQTHPQLQQPHPQQPHTQQQLYLLTNDKAPATYSTKWAELHPDSQKVLHQIEERILGYRDESQRLDQCSRLYDSSISNNGFENDASSIMQQELGGISIAIDRQKAILQKLMTVVKDMLRNTEGAVRSFMILQPRFLHQNKTAAASASAPSQTLGAMTTQTSSGHAAANNLLPVLDFYSGVPKKPSPFLHQTVDRFEKYISECRQWIEELEQLLFLDEKNSCNPSSSLLQSLPKVLANVHDYFVHVAAKVESIHQYIESMKTAYLADQRRQGDGNNPFLEADRRETAKQEAASRRIHPTLHLPAVSNPTAQATGPLNNSAAPVSSMTTSAPAAVYASSGSASSLFSTPSIATSSPSLFPTPTSSAPVLSLLGTTVSPQSSPFSSLSASSSAFPISTPLFSSTPASGVSTFSTPFATGAATGSGASFGTLSKARAKSRTGRR comes from the exons ATGGCATTCTCGTTCACTCCacagcaacagcagcagcaaTCGCCTTTCCAGTCTCCGTTCAACCAACCCAATCCTTTCCAACAGACTACCCCATCGCAACCCCAACAGCAGCCTCAATCCCCGTTCCAGTTTCAACCCCAACAGTCACAAACGCACCCGCAGCTCCAGCAACCGCACCCTCAACAACCTCATACACAGCAGCAGCTTTATCTTCTAACTAATGATAAAGCTCCCGCAACTTACAGTACCAAATGGGCGGAGCTCCATCCCGACTCTCAAAAAGTTCTCCATCAAATCGA GGAAAGAATTTTGGGATACAGAGATGAGAGTCAGCGACTGGATCAGTGTAGCCGGCTCTATGATTCATCCATTTCCAACAACGGGTTTGAGAACGACGCCAGCTCTATCATGCAG CAGGAACTTGGAGGAATTAGCATAGCTATAGATAGACAGAAGGCAATTCTACAAAAGCTAATGACTGTTGTCAAAGATATGCTACGAAACACAGAAGGGGCTGTCCGTTCCTTTATGATTTTACAGCCAAGATTTCTTCACCAAAATAAAACGGCTGCTGCAAGTGCTTCTGCACCATCCCAAACTTTAGGAGCAATGACCACACAAACTTCAAGTGGTCATGCTGCGGCAAATAATTTACTGCCAGTACTTGATTTCTACAGTGGTGTACCAAAGAAGCCATCTCCCTTCTTGCACCAAACTGTTGACAGATTCGAGAAGTATATATCGGAGTGTCGTCAGTGGATCGAAGAGTTGGAGCAGTTGCTTTTTTTAGATGAAAAGAACTCTTGCAATCCAAGTTCTTCGCTGTTACAATCCCTGCCTAAAGTCTTGGCAAATGTACATGACTATTTTGTTCATGTTGCAGCAAAG GTTGAAAGTATTCATCAGTATATTGAATCCATGAAAACCGCATATCTTGCTGATCAGCGACGTCAAGGGGATGGCAACAATCCATTTCTCGAGGCTGATCGACGGGAAACAGCTAAACAGGAGGCCGCCTCTCGAAGGATACACCCAACTCTTCACTTACCTGCAGTTTCAAATCCAACTGCTCAAGCTACTGGACCATTAAACAACTCAGCTGCACCTGTCTCATCAATGACAACCAGTGCTCCTGCTGCTGTATATGCTTCGAGTGGAAGTGCATCCTCACTCTTTTCTACTCCATCAATTGCCACATCATCTCCTTCTCTATTCCCCACTCCCACATCTTCTGCTCCAGTTTTGTCTTTGTTAGGGACCACAGTTTCCCCCCAGTCATCACCATTTAGTTCCTTATCTGCGTCATCCTCAGcatttcccatttccactcccTTGTTTAGTTCAACCCCAGCTTCTGGAGTCTCAACGTTTTCAACACCTTTTGCTACTG GTGCCGCAACTGGATCAGGAGCCAGCTTTGGGACTTTATCT AAGGCGAGAGCAAAAAGCCGCACTGGGCGTCGCTGA
- the LOC142537023 gene encoding nuclear pore complex protein NUP58-like isoform X2 — translation MAFSFTPQQQQQQSPFQSPFNQPNPFQQTTPSQPQQQPQSPFQFQPQQSQTHPQLQQPHPQQPHTQQQLYLLTNDKAPATYSTKWAELHPDSQKVLHQIEERILGYRDESQRLDQCSRLYDSSISNNGFENDASSIMQELGGISIAIDRQKAILQKLMTVVKDMLRNTEGAVRSFMILQPRFLHQNKTAAASASAPSQTLGAMTTQTSSGHAAANNLLPVLDFYSGVPKKPSPFLHQTVDRFEKYISECRQWIEELEQLLFLDEKNSCNPSSSLLQSLPKVLANVHDYFVHVAAKVESIHQYIESMKTAYLADQRRQGDGNNPFLEADRRETAKQEAASRRIHPTLHLPAVSNPTAQATGPLNNSAAPVSSMTTSAPAAVYASSGSASSLFSTPSIATSSPSLFPTPTSSAPVLSLLGTTVSPQSSPFSSLSASSSAFPISTPLFSSTPASGVSTFSTPFATGAATGSGASFGTLSKARAKSRTGRR, via the exons ATGGCATTCTCGTTCACTCCacagcaacagcagcagcaaTCGCCTTTCCAGTCTCCGTTCAACCAACCCAATCCTTTCCAACAGACTACCCCATCGCAACCCCAACAGCAGCCTCAATCCCCGTTCCAGTTTCAACCCCAACAGTCACAAACGCACCCGCAGCTCCAGCAACCGCACCCTCAACAACCTCATACACAGCAGCAGCTTTATCTTCTAACTAATGATAAAGCTCCCGCAACTTACAGTACCAAATGGGCGGAGCTCCATCCCGACTCTCAAAAAGTTCTCCATCAAATCGA GGAAAGAATTTTGGGATACAGAGATGAGAGTCAGCGACTGGATCAGTGTAGCCGGCTCTATGATTCATCCATTTCCAACAACGGGTTTGAGAACGACGCCAGCTCTATCATGCAG GAACTTGGAGGAATTAGCATAGCTATAGATAGACAGAAGGCAATTCTACAAAAGCTAATGACTGTTGTCAAAGATATGCTACGAAACACAGAAGGGGCTGTCCGTTCCTTTATGATTTTACAGCCAAGATTTCTTCACCAAAATAAAACGGCTGCTGCAAGTGCTTCTGCACCATCCCAAACTTTAGGAGCAATGACCACACAAACTTCAAGTGGTCATGCTGCGGCAAATAATTTACTGCCAGTACTTGATTTCTACAGTGGTGTACCAAAGAAGCCATCTCCCTTCTTGCACCAAACTGTTGACAGATTCGAGAAGTATATATCGGAGTGTCGTCAGTGGATCGAAGAGTTGGAGCAGTTGCTTTTTTTAGATGAAAAGAACTCTTGCAATCCAAGTTCTTCGCTGTTACAATCCCTGCCTAAAGTCTTGGCAAATGTACATGACTATTTTGTTCATGTTGCAGCAAAG GTTGAAAGTATTCATCAGTATATTGAATCCATGAAAACCGCATATCTTGCTGATCAGCGACGTCAAGGGGATGGCAACAATCCATTTCTCGAGGCTGATCGACGGGAAACAGCTAAACAGGAGGCCGCCTCTCGAAGGATACACCCAACTCTTCACTTACCTGCAGTTTCAAATCCAACTGCTCAAGCTACTGGACCATTAAACAACTCAGCTGCACCTGTCTCATCAATGACAACCAGTGCTCCTGCTGCTGTATATGCTTCGAGTGGAAGTGCATCCTCACTCTTTTCTACTCCATCAATTGCCACATCATCTCCTTCTCTATTCCCCACTCCCACATCTTCTGCTCCAGTTTTGTCTTTGTTAGGGACCACAGTTTCCCCCCAGTCATCACCATTTAGTTCCTTATCTGCGTCATCCTCAGcatttcccatttccactcccTTGTTTAGTTCAACCCCAGCTTCTGGAGTCTCAACGTTTTCAACACCTTTTGCTACTG GTGCCGCAACTGGATCAGGAGCCAGCTTTGGGACTTTATCT AAGGCGAGAGCAAAAAGCCGCACTGGGCGTCGCTGA